In Bacteroides cellulosilyticus, the genomic stretch CGGTATCCGTTATTGGCAAGAATGCCTGCTAAACGTTCCACAGACCCGAACCCTTCAGACTGCACGTAGTCATAAGACACGCCTCGGCTGTCCATATATTCTTTGATTTCTTTCCACCGTTTCTGCACTTTCCGTGTGCCGGCTTTGGGATTGTATATCACTCCCCACTTTTCGGGTTCTACGCTCATATTGTTATCTCTTAGTAAAGTCCTACATAATCATTTTTGTACTCTCCCCACAGTCTTCGTCTTTGTTGCCCCAAAGATACTAATTCCCTTTGAGTTTCGCTTGTACAAAAGCAATCTTTTCTTCCATAGGCAGCCCGGCATCCATCCAATGGATAGTAAAGCCGCGCCGTTCCATTCCCCGGAACCAGGTCATCTGCCGCTTGGCAAACTGGTGAATAGCAATCTCTAGTTCCCGGTACATCTCTTCGTATGTCAGTTTGCCGATAACGTACAGAGTCAGATACTTATATTCCAGACCATAATAGATAAGATCATCCGGTTGGATACCCTGTTCTATCAGGCGTCGTACTTCATCTACCATCCCTTCGTCCAGACGTTGACGCAGGCGGCGGGATATCTTCGTACGGCGTAATTCCCGGTCTATATCTACACCAATGATAAGGCTGTTCAGTTCCGGGAACGCCCGTTCGTCTACCGGTGTATGTGCATAATATTCTTCTATCTCGATGGCCCGGATCGCTCGTTTTACGGTGTCGACATCTGTAGTATTATGCAGGGCTTTGTACTGCTTCAGCATCTCGGTCAGTTCTTCCAGGGATTTATCGGCAAGGCGTGCACGCAACTCCGGATTTTCGGGAACTGGCAGTAACTTATAGCCTTTCAATACAGATTCCAGATACATACCGGTACCCCCACACAAAACGGGAAGTTTCCCTTTTTGTTTAATAGTCTCGTACGCTATCAGAAAATCACGTTGATATTCAAAAACATTGTATTTATAGCCCGGGTCGGCAATATCAATCAGATGATAAGGGATTGGTTTACCATTCACAGTGTAGTCTACCAGGTCTTTACCCGTGCCGAGATCCATGCCACGGTAGATTTGCCGGGAATCTGCACTGATGATTTCTGTGTCAAGAACATTTGCCAGTGCTGCGGCGAAGGGAGTTTTACCGGAAGCGGTAGGACCTAATATAGCTATCAAATCATAGTCAGGCATAAGTTGTTTTGATTATTTTTCTACAAAGATAATGCAAACCGAAAGCAATACAAAATAAGCTTGATTATTTTTAATGCTAAAGTGCAGCTCGTCTTCGTTTTAAAGCAAGATATGAAAAAGGAAGTGAAAAAGAGAGTCCCTTCTCTTAAATGGTGTTATAAATGTGTTGTTTTCGCACACGGAACTTGTTACTTTCAAAAAAGTGCGTACCTTTGCACTGTGTTTTTCATAGTATTAGATTTAAGGTTAACAAAGGTTGGAGTACAGCGGTACTCCTTTTTTTTCCTATACCTCTGTATTTTGCAGACAAATCACTAATTTTCAAGATTCCATCCCATTATTTGTAATAACTCCCTTTCCTTAGATACGGCTTCCGATGTAATGGCATACCTTTGAACTGTTTTTTATTCTTTTGTCCTCAGACTGACCAGTTCTGCCCATTTGCGGAGGCTGAGGTCGAACTCTCCTTTTTTTAACAGGTGGGGAGGAGCCTTATAGTGCAGGATTATATTTTCGTTGTCGGTATTTAATTGATAGGCCAATTCTCCGAGGTGGTATTTGAGGCGTGATAAGATCATAGGCTTGCAGGCATTCGGAATCGCTCAAAAAAGAAACAGGTTTGCTCATGATGGGATGTTGCATTAACCGGATGACACTTCAAATATATCATTAAACTTGTTCAGTCAGGTTACAATCTGTTTGTCTGGGTATCAGGATTTAGAATCTGATTATTTATAACCCGTTCTAACACGAATTAGCATTTGTCAGAATACAGACTTACCTAAAATTACATTGCTTGTTGTTGATAAGAACAAGCAATGTAATCATCCGCAACATTACTTGTTCCGGATCATAGCATTACTTGTTTTCAAGTGTAATTCAATACATCAATATTCTTTTTCTTCTTGCAGTCTTTCAGGTATAAGATGATACTTCATTTTATTCATTGCGGACGGGGTATGAATCAGCTGTCAACCCATCCCCCTTGTTTCCTTCTTTTCTTAATAATAACGAATCAAGCTTTATGGGTGCGCTGATGACAAAAAGATGTGGAGCGTGAATGACAATAAAATAAAGGTAGTATGGCAGTAGATTTCACAACGAAGAAAATATCGAAGATTTATCTATCCGCAGGCACTGCATGGCTTATACATGAATGATGGAGGTAAATCAAAGGCAAGATGCAGGTTTAGGGCTGACCAGAGCCATTTTTTTGAGCGGATGTTACATCAATGTAAGTTTATGTAACATGAAAAGACGGGATGTAACATTGACCGTAGCAAATAGGAACACGAAGATTCGAAAAGTACTTTGTAATGAACTATCTTTGTACAAAACGAAGGTTAATTAAAAAGTATCTTACCATGAAAACAAGAATTAGTTGGATTTTTTATTGTTTAGTAAGTTTCATGTTACTTCCCTCTTTGTCGGCGGCAGAGCGTTTTGTGACAAATAAGAGCAATGGTTTTACCTGGATACAGCAAGGAAAGGCGTATCCGATACTGGTAGACTCGCAGGAAGATAAAGGAGTGCTGAGGGCTGTTGCCAATTTGCAGACAGATGCAGGTAAAGTGACAGGCGCTACTCCGGAAATTATTCATTCCCCATCCGGTAACCGTATGCTGATTGTCGGTTCTGTTGAGAATAGTTTATGGATTAAACAACTGGTGCAGGCAGGAAAGATTCCAGCTGCAGATTTGAAGGGGAAACGTGAGAAGTATATTCTTCAGACGGTGAAGCAGCCCGTGGAAGGAGTAGAAGAGGCAATTGTCATTGCAGGTAGTGACAAGCGGGGAACTATTTACGGTATTTACGAGCTTTCCCGGCAGATGGGTGTCTCTCCCTGGTATTTCTGGGCAGATGTTCCGGTGGAGAAGCATGATATTATATCTATTAAAGAAGGTGTATATACCGATGGTGAACCGGCAGTGAAGTACCGCGGGATTTTCCTGAATGATGAATGGCCCAGTTTAGGCGGCTGGGCGTCTGCTACCTTTGGTGGGTTCAATAGTAAGTTCTACGAAACGGTGTTCGAACTGGTGCTTCGCCTCAAAGGAAATTTTATGTGGCCTGCCATGTGGAACAGTGCTTTCTACGATGATGACCCGATGAACGGTCCGTTGGCCAACGAGATGGGAATTGTGATGAGTACTTCCCATCATGAACCGATGGGACAGGCTCAAAAGGACTGGAAACGTCGTGGAAAAGGAGAGTGGAATTACACTACGAACGGTGCCGTGTTGCGCGACTTCTGGCAGCAGGGTATGGAACGCTGCAAGGATTGGGAAGCGGTGATCACCCTTGCCATGCGTGGCGACGGCGATGAACCGATGAGCGAAGATGCCAATATCTCCTTGTTGCAGAATATCGTGAAAGATCAGCGGAAAATCATAGAGAAAGTAACCGGCAAGAAAGCTAAAGAGACTCCGCAGGTGTGGGCGCTTTATAAGGAAGTGCAGGATTATTATGATAAAGGTATGCGAGTACCCGACGATGTAACGCTGCTGCTCTGTGATGACAACTGGGGCAATGTACGTAAATTGCCCGACTTGAAAGCGAAGCCTCGCAAAGGTGGTTACGGCATGTATTATCATTTCGACTATGTAGGGGCTCCCCGTAACTCCAAATGGATAAATATTACTCAGATACAACGCACGTGGGAGCAGATGATGTTGACCTATGACTATGGCGTGCGCGAATTGTGGGTGGTGAACGTAGGTGACTTGAAGCCGATGGAATATCCTATCACCTTCTTCCTGGATATGGCCTGGGAACCGAAACGTTTCAATGAAAATAATCTGTTTCAGCATACGGTGGATTTCTGTCGTCAGCAATTTGGCGGATACTATGCCGAAGAAGCGGCTCGTCTGATCGACACTTATACTAAATACAACCGTAGGGTTACTCCGGAAATGCTGAATGACCGGACTTACAGCCTGGAAAATTATAACGAATGGCAAAGTGTAAAAGATGAATACGCTGCATTGTGTCTGGATGCTTTGAAACTTTATTATCTGATGCCTGCCGAATACCGGGATGCTTTCGACCAACTGGTACTTTTTCCGATACAGGCATGTTCCAACTTATATGATATGTACTATGCCGTGGCAATGAACCGTAAACTGGCAGAGGTTAATGATGTGAAAGCCAATAAATGGGCGGATAAGGCACGTGCTTGTTTCGAGCGCGACTCCGTGCTGACTTATCATTATAATCATGTAATGAGTGGGGGCAAATGGAATCATATCATGGATCAGACTCACATCGGATATAGATCCTGGAATGATCCGAAGCGCAATATAATGCCTAAAGTGACTTCTGTACCCGAGCCCCGTATAGCTCCTGCGCCACCTGTGTTTGTAGAAAAGGATGGATATATATCTATTGAAGCAGAACATTATACCCGTTCAGCGAACGGTGCATCTGCTAATTGGATTACGATCCCTAACCTGGGACGTACCTTGTCAGCCGTCACTACTTTGCCTTCCACAGCTACTCCGGGCGAAGATATGTATCTGGAATATGATTTTGAAACGGAGAAGAGTGGTGAAGTAACAGTTATCGTACGTTTCTCTTCGACATTGAATTTCAATGATTATAAAGGACTGCGATATGCGGTTTCACTGGATGGCGGCGAAGAACAGATAGTCAACATCAACGGTGATTATAAAGGTGAACTTGGCAGATTGCAGGCGGAGCACATCATCACTACCCAAACGAAACATTTGCTTGATAAGAAAGAAAAGCATACCTTGCGCATCCGTCCGCTTGATCCGGCACTTGTCATGCAGAAGATAATGATTG encodes the following:
- the miaA gene encoding tRNA (adenosine(37)-N6)-dimethylallyltransferase MiaA, whose translation is MPDYDLIAILGPTASGKTPFAAALANVLDTEIISADSRQIYRGMDLGTGKDLVDYTVNGKPIPYHLIDIADPGYKYNVFEYQRDFLIAYETIKQKGKLPVLCGGTGMYLESVLKGYKLLPVPENPELRARLADKSLEELTEMLKQYKALHNTTDVDTVKRAIRAIEIEEYYAHTPVDERAFPELNSLIIGVDIDRELRRTKISRRLRQRLDEGMVDEVRRLIEQGIQPDDLIYYGLEYKYLTLYVIGKLTYEEMYRELEIAIHQFAKRQMTWFRGMERRGFTIHWMDAGLPMEEKIAFVQAKLKGN
- a CDS encoding glycosyl hydrolase 115 family protein; this encodes MKTRISWIFYCLVSFMLLPSLSAAERFVTNKSNGFTWIQQGKAYPILVDSQEDKGVLRAVANLQTDAGKVTGATPEIIHSPSGNRMLIVGSVENSLWIKQLVQAGKIPAADLKGKREKYILQTVKQPVEGVEEAIVIAGSDKRGTIYGIYELSRQMGVSPWYFWADVPVEKHDIISIKEGVYTDGEPAVKYRGIFLNDEWPSLGGWASATFGGFNSKFYETVFELVLRLKGNFMWPAMWNSAFYDDDPMNGPLANEMGIVMSTSHHEPMGQAQKDWKRRGKGEWNYTTNGAVLRDFWQQGMERCKDWEAVITLAMRGDGDEPMSEDANISLLQNIVKDQRKIIEKVTGKKAKETPQVWALYKEVQDYYDKGMRVPDDVTLLLCDDNWGNVRKLPDLKAKPRKGGYGMYYHFDYVGAPRNSKWINITQIQRTWEQMMLTYDYGVRELWVVNVGDLKPMEYPITFFLDMAWEPKRFNENNLFQHTVDFCRQQFGGYYAEEAARLIDTYTKYNRRVTPEMLNDRTYSLENYNEWQSVKDEYAALCLDALKLYYLMPAEYRDAFDQLVLFPIQACSNLYDMYYAVAMNRKLAEVNDVKANKWADKARACFERDSVLTYHYNHVMSGGKWNHIMDQTHIGYRSWNDPKRNIMPKVTSVPEPRIAPAPPVFVEKDGYISIEAEHYTRSANGASANWITIPNLGRTLSAVTTLPSTATPGEDMYLEYDFETEKSGEVTVIVRFSSTLNFNDYKGLRYAVSLDGGEEQIVNINGDYKGELGRLQAEHIITTQTKHLLDKKEKHTLRIRPLDPALVMQKIMIDFGGLKPSFLGAPESSVK